AAAGAATGGATGGTAACATGGAATGGTTGGCACCCAAAGGGCATATGGAAACAGGGGAAAATCCCTTGGAAACGGCTAGAAGGGAAATAGCAGAAGAAACAGGTTTAAAAAGTATAAATCTAATTGATTTTGTTTATAAGCAAATGTATTCTTTTGAGCAAAACGATTGTCTTTATAACAAAACAGTATATTGGTATCTTTTTGAGGTTGAACATCCAGATGAACTCGTTTTGAGTAAAGAAGAAGGATTTGTAATGCATAAATGGGTTTCCTACAAAGAAGCCTTGGAACTGTTTTCCTATAGGTCTTTTAACCAAATTATCCAGTTGACAGAAGCGTTATTAAATAAGTAACTAATGGTTACCCCTGTTTATATTTGTACAAACATTTCTATAGCTAACTTAGAATAAGTATATAAATAAAATTAGTAGCATGGTACATAAAAGTTTACATAACCGAAAATACACCAATTTATACGCTATAGGATTAAGCATTTTTTTATTTATGCTTACTTTGTGCCTTAATCTTTGCAAAACGATAGTTTGTTGTTCTCTACTATTTACGTTTTTAGCTTTTACCATAAATGGGATAACAATCGTGCAGGGCAGTAAAAAAGCATTTAGTATCACGTTACTATGTATTGGCATAAGTTTTACCTTATTGTATAGCAAGCCTTATTGCATTCATGGAAAGCCTATTGATGGAATAGTATTGGCTTCCTATTTATCTTTATGGTTAGCTTCTTTAGTAGGTGTAAAAGCCTTCTTAAAATTAAGGCCTTATTACAGTTTTCCTGTAAGCAATGGAATAAGTTTAGGAATATATGCGTTGGTTGATGGTTTAGCTATGTCCGTATTCTTTACAGCTAAGTTTCCTATAAGTCGCGTTTTGCTTATTGCTTACAAAGAAATACAATACAAGTCTATTTTCTCGTTTTTTCTTTGTTTTACATTGTTTATGATATGGTATTATAAAACTTTCCTTGAAAGAAGGTTTCTTATGTTATCTGGTTTCATTAGGAAGGCTTTTTTCTTAAAGAAAGCACACAAGCTAATAAAAGGGCTATTGTAAAGAGCTAGGTCCAGTCTCTCCCTCTTGCAAAAGAGTCCCCTTGTTCAGATTAGTAAGCTTAAAAAGAAGGCAGTGTACCATGCCCCGCCTTTGAATGTGTGGAAAAAGAGAAGTCCTTTCTTGCGCACTACTTCAGCCAAAGCATTAAAAAAGATGAGTATACCTATCCGTAATGTAAAAAAACAAGCCAAGTATCGCGCCGCTACAACCATTTTACCTTTGCTTCTTTCCAGACCTGGTGGATTCAATGGGAGCTAGCCGTACTGGCTTGTCAGGAGCAAGTTAATATATTTTGTTACACTTAGCAAATGGTTTGTGTATAAAGTAAGGAAAGGCATAAGCAAGGGGAGGGACTATTTGTTGGAGAATGAAACTGTTCTAAATGAGGATAATAAGATTTAAAATTTCTAAATCCAATTACATGAAAGGTAATGCGTATGGTCATTATTTCACTTAATGTCAGCGAACAAGTTCTAGTGTATTTTTTTTAGAATTGGTTAACAGTTGTTTTTTTATATAAGACATAAACTTTATAAAAAATTCATCCACAGCATATTATATTTCAACTAATTTTTTACATTCTTAATTAGCTCTTTTGATAATTTGGTTGCTGTTTCCATCTCCAAATTTAAAACACAAAAGAGCTTTTTAACTCATTTTTTATTTTCTAATCTAAAATTGACGTTAGGAGGGTAGGATACCCTAGAGAAATGATCTAATAGTTATTTTACATGCTTATAATCAGTGTTTATTCTATTAAATTAAATAGAGTCTATAGATAAACAGCGGTGGTAGTCACTTAGTTATTTTTAAAAGCCAAGCAATTAACATCCAAATTAAACTTAGCAAAAGGCAAGTTGTAATAGGAAAGTAGAAAGTAAAAGAGGGCCTTTTAAAGAGGATATCACCTGGTAGCTGTCCTATTTTAATATGGGATAGAAAAGGCCAAACAAAACCAATGACCATAATAAAGCAACCTAGATATATAATTATTTTTTGCATAAGTTATAATTTAATTATTGAAAAATTAATAATATTGGGTAATTTTATTTATACATTATGCCAGTATCTGTAGCTGCTCAGGCCTATCGCTTAGGTAGTAGCCGTGTAAAGTTACGCTTGGAGTTACTTTTTCAAATAGCTTGAATATTTTTATTACTGATATGCATGTTGTCCTAAATCATTGAATACAAATCTTTAATTCCGGTATATAGTTAATTATAAATTAAGGTAAAGGTACCAAAAAGTGATACGAAATAAAGCAATAGGCATTAAAAGCTTAGGATTGATTAGCTATGAAACAGCATACCGCATTCAGGAGTTATATTATAAAAACATTCTTGAGAAGAAAAAAAATGGTTTTGCCAACTATTCGGGGCAGTGTTCTCCTAATTATTTGCTATTCTGTGAGCACCCTCCTACTTACACCATTGGAAGCAGTGGTTCTACAGAACAGCTGTTGGTAGACACCGTTGTATTAAAAAAGCAATCTATTGCTTTATACCAAACCAATAGGGGAGGAGGTATTACTTACCATGGGCCAGGTCAATTAATTGCCTATTTTATTATTGATCTAGAAAATTTTTTTACAAGTATAGATCGTTATCTCCGCTTATTAGAGGAGGCAGTCATAGAAACACTTGCTTATTTTCATATTATAGCTACACAATTACCTGGGCTAACAGGCGTATGGATAAAAGCAGCGAACACCCAACCACATCTTGACAGCAAGATTTGTTCCATTGGCATTAGAGTAAGCCGATGGATAACAATGCATGGGCTTGCTTTAAACGTAAACAATGATTTAGAGCCTTTTAAGCAAATCATACCTTGTGGTATTTCAACTAAAAAAGTAACTTCTATACAACAAGAAATACAAAGAACTACCTGTATAAAAAGGGTAACTGCTGTTTTAGAAAAAATTATTTTGGAGAAATTTTATTATAGCTAGTTGTATATCAAACATTTTTATTATAGCTTATAGTAAGAAATAACAATTTGTATATTTTATGCTACTAGTAGCATTTTAGTGTTTGACAAATAAAAGTAGGTTAAACAATCGAAAATAGAATATCGAATATACAGTTCGAACGTTCTTTTATATGTTAATGTATTGTACTTTTTTTTAGATGTGCCATAGAGGTAAGATTATTGAAAGTGTGGTAAGAAGGAGTGGAATTTCCATTTCAGTGTTAGCTGCTAAAATGGGCATTAGTAGGAATACGCTCTATAACAGATTTAAGGAGAAGAATTTAAGTTACGATTTTATCCTAGCTTTAGGTGCGGTTGTGCATTATAATTTTGCAGTAGAATTTCCTGAGATGCGTGTAGATAGCTCATCGTTAGATGATATACGTGCAGAATTATGGAGGGTTGAAAGGAAATACAAAAATCTGTTAGAGAAATACAATCACTTATTAAAATTTTTGCTCAAAAAATCGCAAGATACCGACCAGCATGCTTTGCATAAAAAAATTAAGGATTTCATTAATTCTTCTTCCTTTTAAAGGGTTATGCGCATGATCTCTGCTGTAAGAGCTAAAAAATCATTGGGGCAGCATTTCTTAAAGGATCCTGCTGTAGCACAGCGCATTGTCAATTTGTTGACTGCTGAAAGGTGCCAGCATACTGTCCTAGAGGTAGGTCCAGGTACCGGTAGTTTAACAGATTTCCTATTACAAAAGGCTATTGCTAAACTCTACCTTATAGAAATAGATCAAGATCTTATTTTTCATTTAAAGGAGAAATATGTTTCCCTAAATAATGAGATCATAGCAGCAGATTTTTTGGCCTATTCCTTATCAGAACAATTTAAGGATACGCGCTTAACCATTATTGGAAACTTTCCTTACTATATTTCTTCTCAAATTTTTTTTAAGATACTACATAATCGTCAGATAGTAGAGGAAGTAGTAGGAATGGTACAGAAGGAAGTCGCAGAACGTTTGGTTGCACAAGCTGGGAACAAGCGTTATGGAATCCTTAGTGTTTTGTTGCAGGCATTCTATACCCTCGAATACTGTTTTACAGTTCCTAGAGAGGCTTTTTTTCCCTCTCCTAGGGTGGACTCTGCTGTGATTACCATGCACCGTAATAAGGTAAGCGAACTGGCTTGCAATGAACAATCTTTTTTTCAAATAGTAAAAAGTGCTTTTCAACAACGCCGGAAAAAATTGCGTAATGCATTGCATGCCTACCATCCCAATCGCTTACATGCTGCACAGATGTTTCTAGATAAACGGGCAGAAGCGCTAAGTGTGGCTGAATTTATTCAATTAACCAATATATTAGATTCTCAATAGGCCATGTTCAAAGCTATTGCATAATAGAAATCGTTCCCTTTCTTCAAAAGGGCTTCGTTTCCTATCTTTTTACCTACCCTCTGTGCAACCCAATGTAACAGGTATGGGAAGAGATGAAGAAGGTAAATTTTATTTCGTTGTGCTTTCTTGTTAAGGAGGTTATCGAAAAGTATGGGTTGTTCTTGTACGGTATAGTGGGAAAAGGAAATTTGGATAGTTTGTTTTTATAATGGTATCTTTCCTACAAAAGGGTGCGGTATACAGAGGTGTAGGCCGTATACCATACGCAATAGGTTAAATTTTAATGCTTATTATCTTAGGCAGATAAGCAATTATGGTTTCCACTTTAGAAGAAAAGCACTATCGATTAGCGCTCTCTCTGGTTTCAGGCATAGGCAGTAGCCGATTAAAAAAATTGGTAGACCATTTTGGAACTGCTCAAGCGGTATGGAAGGCTGCTTACCATAGCCATTCGGTCATATCTCCTAACATAGCCAGGCAGATTGCAATGGAAGCAAATAATAAACTTTCTCAAGCAAAAGAAATATGCCAACTGCACGAAGCAGAAAATATTCAATTGCTTATTCCAGGAACCTTACTTTTTCCTAAGCGGTTGCTTGAATTACCAGATTGTCCTGCTTTGCTTTACTATCAAGGTAATACACTACTCAATAACAAGCGGATAATTAGCATAGTTGGCACAAGGCAGCTCTCTCTTTACGGACAAAGGATGATCGTTAAATTTTTAGAACAATTGCATCCGTATCAACCTTTGGTAGTGAGTGGGCTTGCCTATGGTACAGACATAAAAGTACATAAAGAAGCTTTAGCAATGGGGTTGCCCACAATAGCTGTGTTACCCAGTAGTTTAGACAATATCTATCCTGTTTCGCATAGGCAAATAGCTAAAAAAATAGTGGCATGTAATGGTGGACTGCTAACAGAATATTCTATGGGCAGCGGTATAAGGAATTACTTTTTTGTAGCACGCAATAGAATTGTCGCGGGGTTGTCAGATGTGACCGTAGTGATTGAGGCAAAAGAAAAAAGTGGTGCATTGCTTACGGCTTATTATGCCAATAGCTACCATCGGGAGGTGTTTGCCCTTCCAGGCAATGTTGACAATGCTACGGTTGCAGGATGCCATCAATTGATCAAGCGAAACCAAGCACATCTGTTGACACATATGGATGATTTGGCGTATATCATGAATTGGAATGTTGAAGCTGTACCCAAAAGGGATAGGTATGCAACGTACGCATTAACCCCTGCGGAAAAACTTATTCTAGCACAATATCAACAAACCTCTGACCCTATAGCAATAGATGTCCTTCTAACCGCTACAGCATTGCCGCTGGGAGAATTGCATATAGCC
Above is a window of Candidatus Cardinium hertigii DNA encoding:
- a CDS encoding NUDIX domain-containing protein: MYTKTPQAAGGILVQSAADSWNYLALLQKRMDGNMEWLAPKGHMETGENPLETARREIAEETGLKSINLIDFVYKQMYSFEQNDCLYNKTVYWYLFEVEHPDELVLSKEEGFVMHKWVSYKEALELFSYRSFNQIIQLTEALLNK
- a CDS encoding DUF2905 domain-containing protein, with protein sequence MQKIIIYLGCFIMVIGFVWPFLSHIKIGQLPGDILFKRPSFTFYFPITTCLLLSLIWMLIAWLLKITK
- the lipB gene encoding lipoyl(octanoyl) transferase LipB, encoding MIRNKAIGIKSLGLISYETAYRIQELYYKNILEKKKNGFANYSGQCSPNYLLFCEHPPTYTIGSSGSTEQLLVDTVVLKKQSIALYQTNRGGGITYHGPGQLIAYFIIDLENFFTSIDRYLRLLEEAVIETLAYFHIIATQLPGLTGVWIKAANTQPHLDSKICSIGIRVSRWITMHGLALNVNNDLEPFKQIIPCGISTKKVTSIQQEIQRTTCIKRVTAVLEKIILEKFYYS
- a CDS encoding helix-turn-helix domain-containing protein; the protein is MCHRGKIIESVVRRSGISISVLAAKMGISRNTLYNRFKEKNLSYDFILALGAVVHYNFAVEFPEMRVDSSSLDDIRAELWRVERKYKNLLEKYNHLLKFLLKKSQDTDQHALHKKIKDFINSSSF
- the rsmA gene encoding 16S rRNA (adenine(1518)-N(6)/adenine(1519)-N(6))-dimethyltransferase RsmA; protein product: MRMISAVRAKKSLGQHFLKDPAVAQRIVNLLTAERCQHTVLEVGPGTGSLTDFLLQKAIAKLYLIEIDQDLIFHLKEKYVSLNNEIIAADFLAYSLSEQFKDTRLTIIGNFPYYISSQIFFKILHNRQIVEEVVGMVQKEVAERLVAQAGNKRYGILSVLLQAFYTLEYCFTVPREAFFPSPRVDSAVITMHRNKVSELACNEQSFFQIVKSAFQQRRKKLRNALHAYHPNRLHAAQMFLDKRAEALSVAEFIQLTNILDSQ
- the dprA gene encoding DNA-processing protein DprA is translated as MVSTLEEKHYRLALSLVSGIGSSRLKKLVDHFGTAQAVWKAAYHSHSVISPNIARQIAMEANNKLSQAKEICQLHEAENIQLLIPGTLLFPKRLLELPDCPALLYYQGNTLLNNKRIISIVGTRQLSLYGQRMIVKFLEQLHPYQPLVVSGLAYGTDIKVHKEALAMGLPTIAVLPSSLDNIYPVSHRQIAKKIVACNGGLLTEYSMGSGIRNYFFVARNRIVAGLSDVTVVIEAKEKSGALLTAYYANSYHREVFALPGNVDNATVAGCHQLIKRNQAHLLTHMDDLAYIMNWNVEAVPKRDRYATYALTPAEKLILAQYQQTSDPIAIDVLLTATALPLGELHIALLSLELQGLLHALPGKRFTVARPLN